GAAACCGCCGCGCGCATCGTGCTGGAGCATCGACAGCAACGCCTGCCGGTGCCGGGCATCGGCCACCCCGTGCACAAGCCGGTCGATCCGCGCGCGGTGGCGCTGTTCGCCATCGCCGGGCAGAACGGCCTGGCCGGCTCCTACGTGACGCTGATGCAGGCGATCTCGCTGGAAGCCGAGCGCGCCTACGGCAAGCCCGGGCAACTGCCCGTGAACGCGACCGGCGCGATCGGTGCCATCGCATCCGAGCTGGGCCTGTCCTGGAAGCTGTGCCGCGGCCTGGCAGTGGTGAGCCGCGCGGTTGGCCTGCTCGGCCATCTGGCCGAAGAAATCGAACACCCCATCGCCAACGCGCTGTGGGTGCGCACGGAAGAAGAAGCGTCGTCGCACCTGGTACCGAAGGAGTCGCAATGAAAATCCTGCAGAACATCCGCGTCATCGAGATCGGACGCTTTATCACCGCGCCGCTCGCGGCCCAGCTGCTGGGCGAACTCGGCGCCGAGGTCATCAAGATCGAATCGCCCAAGGTGGTCGATCCCTTCCGCACGTTCGACGGCGGCTTGTATGCCGGCCACTTCCAGTCGCACAACCGCAACAAGCGTTCGCTGGTGCTCGACTTCACCACGCCGGAAGGCAGTGACGTGCTGCAGGAACTGCTGCGTGACGCGGACGTGCTGCTGCTGAACATGCGCCCCGGCAGCGAGGGCAAGCTGGGGCTGGACGCAGGGAGCCTGCAACAGCTCAATCCCCGGCTGGTGCACTGCTCGATCACGGGCTTCGGCGCCGATGGCCCCTACGCCGACCGCCCGGCCTTCGACAACGTCGGACAGGCCCTGTCCGGATGGATTTCCATGTTTCATCGCGGCACCGATGCTCGCGTGCCCGGGCCACCGGTATCCGACACCATCTCCGGCATCTACGCCTGCGTCGGCATCCTGGGCGCCCTGGTCGAGCGCGCCAGCACCGGACGCGGCAGGAAGGTCGAGGTTTCCATGCTGGAATCGATGATCGCGCTGGCCACCGAGCCGCTCGGACAGCTGTCGGCCTATGGCAGCGCGCCGGAGATCTTCAGCCGTGCGTCGAAGTCGCAGTCGTACCTGGTGACCTGCCAGTGCGGACGCCGCATCGGGCTGCACCTGTCGTCGCCGGAAAAGTTCTGGCAGAACCTGCTCGGCGCGATCGAGCGCCCGGACCTGGCGCAGGCGTACCCGGACCGCCAGAGCCGCGTGCAAGGCTACGACGCGATCGCGGCCGAGCTCGGCGCGGTCTTTGCCACCGCCGACCGCGACACCTGGATGGCCCGTCTGCAACAGCACGATGTGCCGGCGGCGCCGGAACTGCGCCTTGACGAACTGCAAGACGACGCACAGGTACGCCATCTCGACGTCTTCTACCAGCTGGACCATCCGGAATATGGCCCGGTGCGCGCCGCCAACCGCGCCATCCGCTACGACGGCGACAACGCCAGCGGCTTCCGCGTACCGCCTGCCTTCGGCGAGCATTCGATCGAGGTCCTGCGCGAGGCGGGCCTCGACGAGGCGCGCATCGAGCAGCTGATCGCCGCCGGCACGGTGCTCGACCATCGCCGCCAGCAGGCCGGCGGCACCCCGGGCTAAGCCGCAAGAGGAACGGACGATGGGCAAGACGCTCTATGAAAAAGTGTTCGACAGCCATGCGCTGCGCGAGCTCGCGCCAGGTCAATACCAGATCGTGGTGGATCGCCATATGCTCAACGAAGTCTCCAGTCCGCAGGCGTTTGCGACGCTACGCGAACGGGGGTTGAAGGTGGCCTATCCGGAGCGCACCTTCGCCACGTCCGACCATACGACCTCGACCCTGGGCGATCCCGAGGCGGTCGATGACGAGACCAGCTGGCTGCAGATCGCCACCATGCGCAGCAATGCCTTGGAATCCGGGATCGGCTACTTTGACCCGCGCGAGGGCCGGCACGGCATCATCCACGTGATCGCGCCCGAGCGCGGCCTGATCCAGCCCGGCATGGTGGTGGTCTGCGGCGACAGCCATACCTCGACTTATGGCGCCTTTGGCGCAGTGGCGTTCGGCATTGGCACCACCCAGGTGCGCGACGTGCTGGCCAGCCAGACCATGCTGTGTGAAAAGCTGCGCGTGCGCCGCATCGACATCGTCGGCAAGCTGGCGCCCGGCGTCTACGCGAAGGATGTGGCGCTGTTCACGATTGCACGGCTGGGCGCCAAGGGCGGCGTGGGCTATGCCTATGAATTCGGCGGCGAGGTGGTGGATCGCTTCTCGATGGAAGAGCGCACGACGCTCTGCAATATGGCCATCGAAGGCGGCGCGCGCTGCGGCTATGTCAATCCCGATGCCACCACCTACCGCTACCTGCAAGGCCGCGAGCGCGCACCCGCGGGCCAGCGCTTCAGGGCGGCCGTCGCGCGCTGGGAGTCGGTCCGCTCGGATGCGGATGCGCACTATGACGACCGGGTCACACTGCACGCGGACGAGATCGGCCCGATGGTCACATGGGGCACCTCGCCGGACCAGGCGCTGGCCGTGCACGAGCGGATTCCCGCTGCATCGCCGGCGCTGGCCGAAACGCTCAGGTTCATGGGACTCGAAGCGAAGCAGCATATCGCCGGCACGCGCATCGAGGTGGCGTTCATCGGCTCCTGCACCAACGGCCGGCTGTCCGACTTCGAAGCCGTGGCTCACCACCTGCGGCGCGGCGCCTATCGCGTCGCGCCGCACGTGAAGGCGCTGGCGGTGCCGGGCTCGCGCTCCGTGCACGACGCGCTGGTTGCCAGCGGCATCGACCGCGTCCTCACCGAAGCCGGCTTTGAAGTGCGCGACGCCGGCTGCTCGCTGTGCTGCGGCATGAATGCCGACCGCCTCAGCGGCAGGCAGCGATGCGCCTCGTCTTCCAACCGCAATTTCCGCGGCCGCCAGGGTTCGCCCGAGGGACGCACGATGCTGATGTCGCCGGTGATGGTGGCAGCGGCTGCCATCGTGGGCGAGATCGTCGATGCGCGCCAGCTTTTCGGCATTGCGTAAGCCGCGCCCCAACCTCGAGCAACCATGCGTCACCCGATACAAAAGATTGCCGGCCTTGCCATCCCGCTGCGCGGTGATGACATCGACACGGATCAGATCATTCCCGCCCGGCATCTCACGTGCATCACCTTCGATGGCCTGGAGGCGCACGTGTTCGGCGACGAGCGCATGCTGGCACGCGCGCGGAACCACCTGCACCCCTTCGATGACCCGCGCTTTGCCGGCGCCGGAATCCTGCTGGTCAACGCCAACTTCGGCTGCGGCTCATCGCGCGAGCATGCGCCGCAGGCACTGCGCCGGCACGGCATACGTGCCATCGTCGGGGAGTCGTTTGGCGAAATCTTCGCCGGCAATTGCGTGGCGCTTGGCATCGCCTGCGTCCAGTTGCCTGCCGAGGCAATGCGGCAGCTGCAAGGGCGCTGCGAAGTCCGTCCCGACACGACGCTGCAGATCGACCTGGCCACGATGACGCTTGCCCTGCCCGACACGATGCTGGCCATCGGCATGCGCAGCGGGCCCCGGCGCCAATTGCTGAATGGCGACTGGGACTCGCTGTCCATGCTGCTCCAGGCCGGCGACGAAACACGCGCCAGGCTGGCCATCCTGCACTCTCAACCGTGATGCGCCCATGATCGAACTCGACAAGATCGACCTCAGGATACTGGCCGAGCTTCAGCGCGACGCCAGCCTCACCAATGTGGAGCTGGCCGCGCGCGTCAATCTCTCGCCGTCACCCTGCCTCGCACGCGTGCGCCTGCTGAAGCAATCGGGACTGATCA
This genomic interval from Cupriavidus oxalaticus contains the following:
- a CDS encoding citryl-CoA lyase — its product is MEKQTLRSDMGWSTADRITVRGLDLCQDVLGKIALGDFAFLEVTGRRPTSAESTVFNAILAVLVEHGMTPSAMVARLTYLGAPESMQAAIAAGLCGMGTTFAGTAEGAARLLQDAHPLGSAGNHDVAETAARIVLEHRQQRLPVPGIGHPVHKPVDPRAVALFAIAGQNGLAGSYVTLMQAISLEAERAYGKPGQLPVNATGAIGAIASELGLSWKLCRGLAVVSRAVGLLGHLAEEIEHPIANALWVRTEEEASSHLVPKESQ
- a CDS encoding 3-isopropylmalate dehydratase large subunit, producing the protein MGKTLYEKVFDSHALRELAPGQYQIVVDRHMLNEVSSPQAFATLRERGLKVAYPERTFATSDHTTSTLGDPEAVDDETSWLQIATMRSNALESGIGYFDPREGRHGIIHVIAPERGLIQPGMVVVCGDSHTSTYGAFGAVAFGIGTTQVRDVLASQTMLCEKLRVRRIDIVGKLAPGVYAKDVALFTIARLGAKGGVGYAYEFGGEVVDRFSMEERTTLCNMAIEGGARCGYVNPDATTYRYLQGRERAPAGQRFRAAVARWESVRSDADAHYDDRVTLHADEIGPMVTWGTSPDQALAVHERIPAASPALAETLRFMGLEAKQHIAGTRIEVAFIGSCTNGRLSDFEAVAHHLRRGAYRVAPHVKALAVPGSRSVHDALVASGIDRVLTEAGFEVRDAGCSLCCGMNADRLSGRQRCASSSNRNFRGRQGSPEGRTMLMSPVMVAAAAIVGEIVDARQLFGIA
- a CDS encoding 3-isopropylmalate dehydratase small subunit, which translates into the protein MRHPIQKIAGLAIPLRGDDIDTDQIIPARHLTCITFDGLEAHVFGDERMLARARNHLHPFDDPRFAGAGILLVNANFGCGSSREHAPQALRRHGIRAIVGESFGEIFAGNCVALGIACVQLPAEAMRQLQGRCEVRPDTTLQIDLATMTLALPDTMLAIGMRSGPRRQLLNGDWDSLSMLLQAGDETRARLAILHSQP
- a CDS encoding CaiB/BaiF CoA transferase family protein, giving the protein MKILQNIRVIEIGRFITAPLAAQLLGELGAEVIKIESPKVVDPFRTFDGGLYAGHFQSHNRNKRSLVLDFTTPEGSDVLQELLRDADVLLLNMRPGSEGKLGLDAGSLQQLNPRLVHCSITGFGADGPYADRPAFDNVGQALSGWISMFHRGTDARVPGPPVSDTISGIYACVGILGALVERASTGRGRKVEVSMLESMIALATEPLGQLSAYGSAPEIFSRASKSQSYLVTCQCGRRIGLHLSSPEKFWQNLLGAIERPDLAQAYPDRQSRVQGYDAIAAELGAVFATADRDTWMARLQQHDVPAAPELRLDELQDDAQVRHLDVFYQLDHPEYGPVRAANRAIRYDGDNASGFRVPPAFGEHSIEVLREAGLDEARIEQLIAAGTVLDHRRQQAGGTPG